The genomic DNA ACCTCAGACCTCATTCGCAATCCGACATCCCCTGTCGCGTGCTCCGGATAAGCTCCAGGCAAGTTATCGCGACGGTCGATCCCTTTGGCGACATCAAGATTTTCCGCTGGCCGATCAACGTAGGCTCGCATATCCTCGATAAATCCCCAAAGCGAACAGGACAATCCAACGAAGACTCCGAAATCATGCTGGCCACCGGAGAAGAACCGCCATGAACAAACGCCGACTGGTGCTTTTTGCGCACGGCAAGGAGAGCGGCCCCTGGGGGAGTAAAATCCAGGCCCTGGCCGAGGTCGCCAAACACTACGACTACCGGGTCGAAAGCCCCGATTACAGCGACCTGCCCGATGCGAAAAGCCGGGTGGAGCGTCTGCTCACGCTCTTTCCCGAGAATCCGGGAGAATTGATCCTGGTCGGATCGAGCATGGGCGGCCATGTCTCCCTGGCCGCATCCGCCGCCCTGAAACCCAAGGGGCTGTTTCTACTCGCCCCCGCCATCGGCCTGCCGGGATACGCACCAGCCCCGCCGCCCATCGCCGAACGCACGGTGATCGTTCACGCCTGGCAAGACGATATCGTCCCCGAAGCCAAGGTCACCGCCTACGCCCGCTACCACCAGACGGAACTGCACCTGGTCAACAGCGACCACCGCCTGACCAGCGCCCTCCCCTTCATCCGTCTGCTCTTCGAGGAATTTCTC from Geoalkalibacter sp. includes the following:
- a CDS encoding alpha/beta fold hydrolase, with translation MNKRRLVLFAHGKESGPWGSKIQALAEVAKHYDYRVESPDYSDLPDAKSRVERLLTLFPENPGELILVGSSMGGHVSLAASAALKPKGLFLLAPAIGLPGYAPAPPPIAERTVIVHAWQDDIVPEAKVTAYARYHQTELHLVNSDHRLTSALPFIRLLFEEFLDSFIPQ